The Cohnella abietis genome has a segment encoding these proteins:
- a CDS encoding response regulator transcription factor: protein MDILVVEDEKLIRDGIISIITSKINFVTNIFSADSGLAGIDIANHKRPHLIITDIRMPDMTGLEMARLIQEMSIDTSFVVVSGYSDFQYTQQAVQNNSIKDYLLKPIYWADLVKAVTKVHQETHTKDPVALDNNEIDSSGISETRNIIKRAKQFIRANYNKEISLQMVGDYLYLNPSYFSMLFKNQSGENFLDYLTRIRIENAKRLLVETNLKIYKISEMVGYKSEKHFITVFKKNMGYSPNQHRQYGK, encoded by the coding sequence ATGGATATTCTTGTGGTTGAAGATGAAAAATTAATCAGAGATGGAATTATCAGCATAATCACAAGCAAAATCAATTTCGTAACGAATATTTTTTCTGCCGATAGCGGCTTAGCTGGTATAGATATTGCAAATCATAAACGCCCTCACTTAATCATTACCGATATCAGGATGCCAGATATGACGGGGCTTGAGATGGCTCGATTAATTCAGGAAATGTCTATCGATACTAGCTTCGTAGTTGTAAGCGGTTACAGTGATTTCCAATACACGCAGCAGGCTGTCCAAAACAACAGCATAAAGGATTATCTGCTCAAACCGATTTACTGGGCGGATTTGGTCAAAGCGGTTACTAAGGTTCACCAAGAAACGCACACCAAAGATCCCGTGGCTCTCGATAATAATGAAATCGACAGCAGCGGAATCTCAGAAACTCGGAATATCATTAAACGTGCCAAACAATTTATCCGAGCCAACTATAATAAAGAAATTAGTCTTCAGATGGTTGGAGATTATCTTTACTTAAACCCTTCCTACTTCAGCATGTTATTCAAAAATCAATCCGGAGAAAACTTTCTGGATTACCTTACGAGAATCCGCATAGAGAATGCTAAACGATTGCTTGTGGAGACGAATCTCAAAATATATAAAATATCCGAGATGGTCGGTTACAAAAGTGAGAAGCATTTTATAACAGTCTTTAAGAAAAACATGGGATATTCTCCAAACCAACATCGCCAGTATGGGAAGTGA
- a CDS encoding carbohydrate ABC transporter permease — MLKKTGPYLFILPALIVYLLLTIYPSLMTFYYSFTNYDGILPASMTKFVGWSNYKYLFTQDSSMLQAINNNIIWLALQIIVGNGIALLFAILLNSKIRGKRFFRSVFFAPVIISSAAVSFVWGYLLDPQVGDINKILISLGLEQFSHNWLGDPNSALLTIISVDIWKSFGFNMVIFLAALQTIPRDLYEACTVDGANQRQTFTRVTLPMLLPTLGLVTILTTNGTLRTFDMVYILTGGGPGYSTEVIMTRLFAEAFRSNRMGYGSAVSIVLFLILLVIAFIQLKSTEQKEIS, encoded by the coding sequence ATGCTGAAGAAAACCGGACCCTATCTATTTATTCTTCCGGCGCTCATCGTCTATCTCTTGCTCACGATTTATCCATCGCTAATGACTTTCTATTATAGCTTTACGAATTACGATGGTATCCTTCCGGCATCTATGACTAAGTTTGTAGGTTGGAGTAATTATAAATATTTATTCACCCAAGACAGCAGTATGCTGCAAGCTATCAATAACAATATTATTTGGCTTGCTTTACAAATCATTGTCGGCAATGGAATAGCACTGCTATTTGCGATATTACTAAACTCGAAAATCAGAGGAAAACGTTTTTTTCGGTCTGTTTTCTTTGCTCCGGTTATCATTAGCTCCGCAGCGGTAAGCTTCGTGTGGGGGTATTTATTGGATCCGCAGGTTGGGGATATCAATAAAATATTAATTTCTTTAGGGCTAGAGCAATTTTCGCACAACTGGCTTGGTGATCCCAACTCAGCCTTGCTGACCATTATATCTGTGGATATATGGAAATCCTTTGGCTTCAATATGGTCATTTTTTTAGCGGCCTTGCAGACCATTCCCCGAGATCTCTATGAAGCATGTACAGTAGATGGAGCCAATCAGAGGCAAACCTTTACAAGAGTCACATTGCCGATGCTGCTTCCGACCTTAGGCTTAGTTACCATTCTTACAACGAATGGGACGCTGCGCACTTTTGACATGGTATACATTCTTACAGGAGGGGGACCGGGATATTCGACGGAGGTCATCATGACGAGGCTGTTTGCAGAGGCGTTCCGATCGAATAGAATGGGTTACGGTTCCGCGGTTTCGATCGTATTATTTTTAATTCTTCTTGTGATAGCTTTTATCCAATTGAAATCGACTGAGCAGAAGGAGATTAGCTAG
- a CDS encoding MBL fold metallo-hydrolase: MNMNFRSTVKLLVDFVKGNPKGKPSSPIKAVPLLPVGIPNGGLPSVTWFGHSAILLRLDGKTIFLDPMLGKRPSPFPVFGGKRFSESLPIEIEQLPSIDAVIFSHDHYDHLDYGSIKKLMHKVKRFIVPLGVAAHLERWGVDPAIITEHDWWDEFDFEGLSLASAPARHFSGRSVGDRNSTLWCSWVIMGKQAKVFFSGDSGYGPHFEQIGSKYGPFDLTLMECGQYDEKWAAIHMLPEETVQAHQDVKGKLMIPIHWGAFTLALHDWTDPAERSTKAAKANNVAIATPRIGQTVTIGAAEFPTTAWWR; the protein is encoded by the coding sequence ATGAATATGAACTTCCGATCAACAGTCAAACTCCTTGTGGATTTTGTAAAAGGTAACCCTAAGGGGAAGCCATCCTCGCCGATCAAAGCCGTGCCACTTTTGCCGGTGGGCATTCCGAACGGGGGATTGCCCTCTGTTACATGGTTTGGTCACTCTGCGATTCTACTGCGGTTGGATGGTAAAACTATTTTTCTAGACCCGATGCTAGGTAAAAGGCCTTCGCCTTTTCCGGTATTTGGGGGTAAAAGGTTCAGTGAAAGCTTGCCCATAGAGATCGAACAGCTCCCGTCCATTGACGCGGTCATCTTTTCCCACGACCATTATGATCATCTGGACTATGGTTCCATCAAGAAGCTGATGCACAAGGTGAAACGTTTTATCGTCCCACTTGGTGTCGCAGCTCATCTAGAGAGATGGGGCGTGGACCCAGCCATTATCACGGAGCATGATTGGTGGGATGAATTTGATTTCGAAGGGCTGTCTCTTGCCAGTGCACCAGCGCGTCACTTCTCGGGGAGAAGCGTGGGGGACCGGAATTCTACGCTTTGGTGCTCTTGGGTCATTATGGGGAAACAAGCGAAGGTATTTTTCAGCGGCGATAGCGGCTATGGACCACACTTCGAGCAGATTGGAAGCAAGTACGGCCCCTTCGACCTCACCTTAATGGAGTGCGGACAGTACGATGAGAAATGGGCCGCGATTCACATGCTTCCAGAGGAAACGGTTCAAGCGCATCAAGATGTAAAAGGAAAGCTGATGATTCCCATCCATTGGGGTGCTTTTACGCTGGCGTTACACGATTGGACGGACCCTGCGGAACGTTCCACTAAAGCTGCTAAAGCGAACAATGTAGCTATAGCCACCCCTAGAATTGGACAGACTGTCACCATCGGTGCCGCTGAGTTTCCAACTACCGCTTGGTGGCGGTAG
- a CDS encoding carbohydrate ABC transporter permease codes for MEKLRKNTNNIVIYFILGFASLIVIYPFYLIVVTSLKTQQELYLDSVGGMLTSFHFENYSLVWTKAKLHLMFSNSLMITAVSLIFILLIVTLASFSLSRMQFAGKRGLYLLFFMGIFLPFQLSMIPLIKIIKGIGLFDTHLGLDLLYINSAIPFGIFLIVGFMRTIPKEIDEAAIVDGASKFRLYLLLTPLVMPAIATLAILQGVAIWNDFFIPNLFITTYEKKTITVGIMSFKGMFSANWSVLMAGVLISVTPVLLFYVAAQKYIVNGMTAGSIKG; via the coding sequence ATGGAGAAGTTAAGGAAGAATACGAACAACATTGTTATCTATTTCATTCTAGGTTTTGCTAGTCTTATCGTCATTTACCCTTTTTATTTAATCGTGGTTACGTCATTAAAGACGCAGCAGGAGCTTTATCTAGACTCGGTTGGGGGGATGCTAACGTCCTTTCACTTTGAGAATTACTCACTTGTCTGGACAAAAGCAAAGCTACATCTGATGTTCTCCAATAGCCTTATGATTACAGCGGTAAGTCTTATTTTTATTCTGCTCATTGTTACGCTGGCAAGCTTTTCGCTGTCTAGGATGCAGTTCGCCGGAAAAAGAGGACTGTATCTTTTGTTTTTTATGGGTATCTTTTTACCCTTCCAGCTAAGTATGATTCCTTTAATTAAAATCATTAAGGGAATAGGGTTGTTCGACACTCATCTTGGACTGGATTTGCTTTATATTAATTCTGCCATCCCCTTTGGAATCTTTCTTATTGTAGGATTCATGAGAACCATTCCAAAAGAAATAGATGAAGCTGCTATTGTTGACGGAGCCTCTAAATTTCGGCTCTATCTCTTACTTACGCCGCTTGTTATGCCTGCTATTGCGACCTTGGCGATTCTACAGGGCGTTGCCATCTGGAATGATTTTTTTATCCCGAATCTATTTATTACAACCTATGAGAAAAAAACAATTACTGTTGGCATTATGAGCTTTAAAGGGATGTTTTCGGCTAATTGGAGCGTACTGATGGCAGGGGTATTGATCTCGGTTACTCCGGTACTCCTCTTCTATGTTGCGGCCCAAAAATATATAGTAAATGGTATGACGGCTGGTTCTATTAAAGGCTAG
- the nagA gene encoding N-acetylglucosamine-6-phosphate deacetylase: MGKTKTIYKGKQIITPTEVIDGGAIVVVDGKIEAILREAPAESGFQTIELTDGIISPGFIDIHIHGGDGYDVMDGTYESLNGISTYLASTGTTGFLATTVTAEHEDILTAIHAAKECKTRGTEGASLLGVHLEGPFINIKQKGAQNPDCIRTPDHEELMGYIRLLEEDFKLITLAPEMDPDNQIITTARSSGVTVSAGHSCCSYEDAIKAFEAGVSHGTHLFNGMNALHHREPGLVGALLTDSRVSTEVIADGIHLHPATIRLVLAAKGLDKTVLITDCIRAGNLPDGDYASGGLTINVNRGIARTKEGNLAGSTLSMIRAVENVVKLCDVPLDQAVHLASRNPANVIGLGHRKGTIEVGKDADFIAITDDFEVLLTVVEGKVKFTKPHQ; the protein is encoded by the coding sequence GTGGGGAAAACCAAAACCATATACAAAGGGAAGCAAATCATAACCCCAACTGAAGTCATCGATGGTGGAGCAATTGTTGTCGTTGACGGGAAAATAGAAGCGATATTAAGGGAAGCTCCTGCGGAGAGCGGCTTTCAAACGATTGAGCTTACTGATGGAATCATTTCACCAGGGTTTATTGATATTCATATTCATGGAGGAGATGGCTATGATGTGATGGATGGAACATACGAATCATTAAACGGTATATCGACCTATCTGGCTTCAACGGGAACTACGGGTTTTCTGGCGACGACAGTTACTGCGGAGCATGAGGACATCCTGACAGCGATCCACGCAGCCAAAGAGTGCAAGACGCGGGGGACGGAGGGGGCAAGCCTGCTAGGTGTTCATCTCGAAGGGCCTTTTATTAATATTAAGCAAAAAGGCGCCCAAAACCCAGATTGTATCCGCACTCCAGATCATGAGGAGCTCATGGGCTATATTCGCTTACTTGAAGAGGATTTCAAGCTTATTACACTTGCACCGGAAATGGACCCGGACAATCAAATAATTACAACGGCGAGGAGCAGCGGGGTAACCGTTTCTGCTGGACATTCTTGTTGTTCTTATGAGGACGCAATTAAAGCGTTCGAAGCCGGGGTATCCCATGGTACTCACCTGTTTAACGGGATGAATGCTCTGCATCATCGAGAACCGGGGCTCGTTGGTGCTCTTCTAACGGACAGTCGGGTATCAACGGAAGTTATCGCTGACGGAATACATCTGCATCCGGCGACAATCAGGCTGGTTCTGGCGGCCAAAGGCTTAGATAAAACAGTTCTTATTACCGATTGTATCCGGGCAGGTAATTTGCCAGACGGGGATTATGCTTCGGGAGGCTTAACTATTAATGTAAACCGGGGAATTGCTAGAACCAAGGAAGGGAATCTGGCTGGAAGTACTTTAAGTATGATCCGGGCTGTCGAAAATGTTGTTAAGCTTTGCGATGTCCCTCTGGACCAAGCCGTGCATCTTGCTAGCCGGAATCCAGCAAATGTTATTGGGCTCGGTCATCGCAAAGGAACGATAGAGGTAGGTAAGGATGCTGATTTTATTGCGATTACAGACGATTTTGAAGTATTGCTGACCGTTGTAGAAGGAAAAGTGAAGTTCACAAAGCCGCACCAATAG
- a CDS encoding glycoside hydrolase family 20 zincin-like fold domain-containing protein: protein MSVFLLPQPKSCMETKGSCKLSSGDYIVIEQEDKVELFDIAQNLQQCIFKSTNFHLSVHVINPHFPTEFIKKIRFERDNGLAKEEYKLTITPTGIRIEYGSKAGAFYAVSTLKQIIQQSKEIPCLTIHDEPSFPIRGFMLDVSRNKMPTLTTLYHFVDMMAELKLNHLQLYFEGVTFSWPSFVEHSRDTSTLTAEEIMKLDMYCEDRCIELAPMLNTFGHQEGWLTKEAFNHLAECPDGFTAPWGYQKPNTFNPLDEGTTSFFTKLIDELAPHFSSVYFNACCDETFELGLGKSKEHCDKVGVGQVYLDYVLKMYELLKARGKTMMLANDIILKYESFIPLLPKDIVILEWGYERDHPFEKECELFGKANIPFIMMPGCSGWNSIAGRTSNMKTNLLKAAEYGLEYGSVGLLISEFGDNGHWQNLPVCYPGLVYGAAVSWGPVENKEADVAGYLDRFIFKDENKKMGDFVLNLGDYYLLESELVHNNTLLLKILYADLLDMDALYSMSENNFREIEQYIDKLERNGLNRSRMTCSDSELIAEEFGHALLFLRHAIKLGRVKLLLKACQSSSKKLIVELEQAKGQLSELIHTHKLLWIKRNRMAGLTESLSKLERLRGQYESHISLLKDNKAETPLLENTNHF, encoded by the coding sequence ATGAGTGTTTTTTTGCTTCCACAGCCTAAATCATGTATGGAGACCAAGGGAAGCTGTAAACTAAGCTCAGGCGATTATATCGTCATTGAGCAGGAGGATAAGGTGGAGCTATTTGATATCGCCCAAAATCTCCAGCAGTGTATATTCAAGTCCACGAATTTTCATTTAAGCGTTCATGTTATTAATCCACATTTTCCAACGGAGTTTATTAAAAAAATAAGGTTCGAGCGAGACAACGGCTTAGCGAAAGAAGAATATAAGCTAACGATTACCCCGACAGGTATACGAATCGAATACGGCAGTAAGGCAGGGGCCTTCTATGCTGTCAGTACATTAAAGCAAATCATCCAGCAGAGTAAAGAGATTCCGTGTCTAACAATTCATGATGAACCCAGTTTTCCGATCCGAGGCTTTATGCTGGACGTAAGCAGAAATAAAATGCCAACTCTCACAACTCTATATCATTTTGTGGATATGATGGCAGAGTTAAAGCTCAATCATTTGCAGCTCTATTTTGAAGGAGTTACCTTTTCATGGCCGTCGTTCGTGGAGCATTCACGTGACACTTCGACTTTAACAGCTGAAGAAATAATGAAGCTGGATATGTATTGCGAGGATAGATGTATAGAGCTGGCCCCGATGCTAAATACGTTCGGACATCAGGAAGGCTGGTTGACGAAGGAAGCATTTAATCATCTGGCGGAATGTCCTGATGGGTTTACAGCGCCATGGGGATACCAAAAGCCGAATACGTTTAATCCATTAGACGAAGGGACAACCTCATTTTTCACAAAGCTAATAGACGAGCTTGCACCGCATTTTTCATCTGTTTATTTTAATGCATGCTGCGATGAAACCTTCGAGTTGGGCCTTGGGAAGAGTAAAGAGCATTGCGATAAGGTTGGAGTAGGACAGGTCTATTTAGACTATGTGCTGAAAATGTATGAATTACTGAAGGCTAGAGGCAAGACGATGATGCTGGCCAATGATATCATTCTTAAATATGAGAGCTTCATTCCACTGTTACCTAAAGATATTGTCATCTTAGAATGGGGATATGAAAGGGATCATCCGTTTGAGAAGGAGTGCGAGCTGTTCGGTAAAGCTAATATTCCTTTTATTATGATGCCAGGCTGTAGCGGGTGGAATTCCATCGCGGGTCGCACCTCAAATATGAAGACCAATCTGCTGAAGGCAGCTGAATATGGTTTGGAATATGGATCAGTAGGTCTACTGATTAGCGAATTCGGAGATAACGGGCATTGGCAGAACCTTCCCGTATGCTACCCAGGACTTGTTTATGGAGCAGCAGTCAGCTGGGGTCCGGTGGAAAATAAGGAAGCGGACGTTGCGGGTTATTTGGATCGCTTTATTTTCAAGGATGAGAATAAGAAAATGGGCGATTTTGTCTTGAATTTGGGAGACTATTATTTGCTTGAAAGCGAGCTTGTCCATAATAATACGTTGCTCTTAAAAATACTGTACGCCGATCTGCTAGATATGGATGCTCTATATAGCATGAGCGAGAACAATTTCCGCGAGATTGAGCAGTATATCGATAAGCTGGAGCGTAATGGTTTGAATCGGAGTCGAATGACTTGTAGTGATTCTGAGCTGATAGCAGAAGAGTTCGGGCATGCGCTACTATTTCTCCGTCATGCGATTAAGCTGGGGAGAGTCAAGCTCTTGCTAAAGGCTTGTCAATCATCAAGTAAGAAGCTTATTGTTGAGCTTGAACAGGCCAAGGGGCAGCTATCAGAGCTTATTCATACTCACAAATTGCTGTGGATCAAAAGAAATCGAATGGCTGGGCTTACAGAGAGTCTGTCTAAGCTGGAGAGATTAAGAGGCCAATATGAGAGCCATATTTCCTTACTAAAAGACAATAAGGCGGAAACGCCTTTGCTAGAAAACACAAACCATTTCTAA
- a CDS encoding cache domain-containing sensor histidine kinase: MSYVLLVFIPVVVSATFFSNHYLKLMEKTVIEDSQQTSNQILVNMDFIMSEAKSAVNYLKYNDNLLSILKTYSDSVRGAYPDIFDQLRLDEYMIDIFKSNSNVEGIYIATNNNTIFHQQKLGALKSDYAFYLDQWKEQLRLSKEDQIILPTHEQEILIQRSNTVPHVISLISVIRDYDHRTWGVICIDLNVKAFEKSLDMVRYTSGSQTMLTNYSGEMIYPIPQKVDQQAHEMLKEVNANEANMKDGITSFKLDKQKYIAVSSESSNKNWKVLNVFPYKEVASNVIKIRNDVYMLFGGFLLLFVVGAFVFSRYITSPVKRLILSFREVDKGNLDVKIDTNATDEIGLMCNSFNKMVHNLKITIRDNYEMEIREKEAALSALQGQMNPHFLYNSLEMISMTAVLNNDYQCSEMLNKLGNTLRYTIYNNEKWVALDKEMSYLEDYLGLFRERFPHIQSEIAIPKELLHLQIMKMSIQPFVENILVHARNKDFLHIQISAAIDDQNTLTVIVSDNGGGIPPDRLALIKKQIKHNPKRMFQNVNENLAGSSTGIGIVNTSKRMALEFGEAYGVEVNNVNDGVVVKIRYPVTDPIAL; encoded by the coding sequence ATGTCTTATGTACTATTAGTATTTATACCCGTTGTAGTGTCTGCCACTTTTTTCTCTAATCACTATCTGAAGCTGATGGAAAAAACAGTGATTGAAGACAGCCAGCAAACGAGTAATCAAATACTAGTGAATATGGATTTCATTATGTCAGAGGCGAAGTCTGCCGTGAATTATCTTAAATATAATGATAACTTGCTATCTATTCTAAAAACCTATAGCGATTCTGTTCGTGGAGCCTACCCTGATATTTTCGACCAGCTTAGACTTGATGAGTATATGATCGATATATTTAAGTCTAATTCAAATGTAGAAGGTATATATATTGCAACTAACAATAACACCATATTTCATCAGCAAAAGCTAGGCGCCTTAAAGTCTGATTACGCGTTTTATTTAGATCAATGGAAAGAGCAATTAAGATTGTCAAAGGAAGATCAAATCATACTTCCTACCCATGAACAAGAAATATTGATACAACGCAGTAACACGGTGCCACATGTTATATCACTTATTAGTGTCATTCGAGATTACGACCATCGTACCTGGGGTGTTATATGTATCGACCTTAATGTTAAAGCATTTGAAAAAAGCTTGGATATGGTTCGATATACAAGTGGTAGTCAAACGATGTTAACCAATTATTCTGGAGAAATGATCTACCCAATCCCTCAGAAGGTTGATCAACAAGCCCATGAAATGCTTAAGGAAGTTAACGCAAATGAGGCTAATATGAAAGACGGTATAACCTCATTTAAGCTAGATAAACAGAAATATATTGCGGTTAGTAGTGAATCTTCCAACAAAAATTGGAAGGTTCTTAATGTTTTTCCCTACAAGGAAGTGGCCAGCAATGTCATCAAAATCAGAAATGATGTGTACATGCTTTTTGGTGGGTTTTTGCTTCTGTTCGTGGTGGGGGCTTTTGTGTTTTCTCGATATATTACAAGTCCAGTTAAACGACTTATTCTATCCTTCCGGGAAGTGGACAAAGGAAATCTGGATGTCAAAATAGATACCAATGCGACAGATGAAATTGGACTCATGTGTAACTCCTTTAATAAAATGGTGCACAATCTGAAAATCACAATTCGAGATAATTATGAAATGGAAATAAGAGAAAAAGAGGCGGCATTATCCGCGCTGCAAGGGCAAATGAATCCTCATTTTCTATACAACTCACTTGAAATGATTAGTATGACGGCAGTGCTGAACAATGATTATCAATGCAGCGAGATGCTGAATAAGCTAGGGAACACGCTAAGATATACGATCTATAATAATGAAAAATGGGTAGCGCTGGATAAGGAGATGAGCTATCTTGAGGATTATCTCGGTTTGTTCCGTGAAAGATTTCCGCATATCCAATCCGAGATTGCTATCCCCAAAGAGCTCTTACATTTGCAAATTATGAAGATGTCTATCCAGCCGTTCGTGGAAAACATTCTAGTACACGCTAGGAATAAGGATTTTCTTCATATACAAATATCAGCTGCAATAGATGATCAGAATACACTGACCGTAATCGTATCCGACAATGGGGGCGGAATTCCGCCTGACCGTCTAGCCTTAATTAAAAAACAAATTAAGCATAATCCAAAGCGGATGTTTCAGAATGTTAATGAAAATTTGGCTGGTAGCTCGACAGGGATCGGAATTGTGAATACGAGTAAAAGGATGGCTCTAGAGTTTGGAGAAGCTTATGGCGTTGAAGTCAACAATGTGAACGATGGAGTCGTGGTCAAGATCAGATATCCTGTTACTGATCCTATAGCACTATGA
- a CDS encoding ABC transporter substrate-binding protein has product MKKSLILIMAMVLTLMTACSSNNSEKASPSTGSSEATASNSSPSKEETEKPITLTMMTWQGSGANQKAWDAMNEKFHKEFPNITVINEPMDSNQYSQIYKARLASGEGPDIFSVYTNDLESFVKAGYVAPLNDLEITKKLDNISFDQMKYDGNVYGIPASIDGSGIIYNKDIFAKLKLEIPKTWSELLAVSEALKNAGYTPFGISVKEAWLTQFFFFQLTKASIQDKDPTAYKKIAAGEIKFADTKLNEAFEKFLLFKDKGYFSKDALGLNYDQSKAEFAQGKAAMYPGAIFFANEIREINPQFEIGFMEFPTSDNPEDMKIGWGGVDMGLYATGGKNREAAKKYIDWLFKQENYSEFVNEIKWLPVYEGIDVSNIDPIANDILGSLLNRKLYGADADSWNAGVQDTMFKSMQEAYAKNLPASYIVEAMDKANKRAIELK; this is encoded by the coding sequence TTGAAGAAAAGTTTAATTTTGATTATGGCAATGGTTTTAACTCTTATGACTGCTTGCTCAAGCAATAACTCGGAGAAAGCTTCACCGTCTACAGGTTCAAGTGAAGCCACTGCATCTAACAGTTCACCTTCCAAGGAAGAAACAGAGAAGCCAATTACGTTGACGATGATGACTTGGCAGGGCTCTGGAGCTAACCAGAAGGCATGGGACGCAATGAACGAGAAGTTCCATAAGGAATTCCCGAACATTACCGTTATTAATGAGCCGATGGATTCCAATCAATACAGCCAAATTTACAAGGCTAGATTGGCTTCGGGAGAAGGACCGGATATTTTCTCCGTGTACACTAACGATTTGGAATCATTCGTGAAAGCGGGCTATGTTGCGCCTCTTAACGATCTGGAGATTACTAAGAAGCTAGACAATATAAGCTTTGACCAGATGAAATATGACGGCAATGTTTATGGCATACCTGCTTCCATTGATGGCAGTGGAATTATTTATAACAAGGATATTTTCGCGAAATTGAAATTGGAAATTCCTAAGACATGGTCTGAACTATTGGCCGTATCTGAAGCTCTGAAGAATGCAGGATACACGCCGTTCGGAATATCTGTTAAGGAAGCATGGTTAACTCAGTTCTTCTTCTTTCAGCTAACTAAAGCGTCGATTCAGGATAAGGATCCTACAGCTTATAAGAAAATTGCAGCTGGTGAGATCAAATTTGCGGATACAAAATTAAACGAAGCTTTCGAAAAATTTCTGCTGTTCAAGGATAAAGGGTATTTCAGCAAGGATGCGCTTGGCTTGAACTACGACCAATCCAAAGCAGAATTCGCACAAGGAAAAGCAGCTATGTATCCAGGCGCTATCTTCTTCGCGAATGAAATAAGAGAGATTAATCCACAGTTCGAGATTGGTTTCATGGAGTTCCCTACTTCAGACAACCCGGAAGATATGAAGATTGGCTGGGGCGGAGTCGACATGGGCTTGTACGCCACTGGTGGAAAGAACAGAGAAGCAGCAAAAAAATACATCGATTGGTTGTTTAAACAAGAAAACTACAGTGAGTTCGTAAATGAGATTAAATGGCTGCCGGTATACGAAGGAATTGATGTATCCAATATCGATCCGATTGCTAATGACATATTGGGCTCACTTCTGAACAGAAAGCTGTACGGAGCTGATGCGGACTCATGGAATGCAGGCGTACAGGATACGATGTTTAAGTCGATGCAAGAGGCATATGCCAAGAATCTTCCTGCAAGCTATATTGTTGAAGCCATGGATAAAGCAAATAAAAGAGCAATTGAATTGAAATAA